The proteins below come from a single Mytilus edulis chromosome 5, xbMytEdul2.2, whole genome shotgun sequence genomic window:
- the LOC139523334 gene encoding uncharacterized protein: MDDNTAWVPRCLQDPEVDDQKTWMKGWVESEEDLQTVLEAHRRASLSTFVTWSDDSKKKNKTERRILWKYGDVQINQGSTPFSVNRTIMYTCQYGKPRRKSSNENMNEENDHQYIKKKRFLIQTTKKVGCEAKLVVRYITR, encoded by the exons ATGGATGACAATACAGCCTGGGTTCCAAGATGTCTCCAAGATCCTGAGGTAGATGACCAGAAGACTTGGATGAAAGGATGGGTTGAGAGTGAGGAAGACCTCCAGACAGTACTAGAGGCTCATAGAAGAGCATCTCTAAGTACCTTTGTGACATG GTCAGATGactcaaagaaaaaaaacaaaacagagagAAGGATTCTATGGAAATATGGAGATGTCCAAATAAATCAAGGCAGTACGCCCTTCTCTGTAAACAGAACTATTATGTATACCTGCCAGTATGGAAAGCCAAGAAGGAAAAGTAGCAATGAAAACATG AATGAAGAAAATGATCACcagtacattaaaaaaaaaagattcctgATACAAACAACCAAAAAGGTTGGTTGTGAGGCCAAACTTGTAGTGAGATATATTACCAGGTaa